The following proteins are co-located in the Neomonachus schauinslandi chromosome 8, ASM220157v2, whole genome shotgun sequence genome:
- the NOL7 gene encoding nucleolar protein 7, translating into MVQLRPRASRIPESAMVDEGQPASEEEEAAEHSLLLGQPSSGAAAEPLEEEDGEGDDEFDDEAPEELTFASAQAEAREEERRVRESVRRDKTLLKEKRKRREELFIEQKKRKLLPDNILEKLTTAGQTNIKKSSGKLKEATLQKKKEEYEKGSVSKNAKEKVQKVQSVGQNKSYLALRLKDQDLRDARQEAAKAFIQNSLYGPGTNRTTVNKFLSLENKRLPVKKAAAQFLNNAWGTQKKQNAKRFKRRWMVRKMKTSKK; encoded by the exons ATGGTGCAGCTTCGGCCGCGCGCGTCCCGCATCCCGGAGTCGGCGATGGTGGACGAGGGCCAGCCCGCCtccgaggaggaggaggcggcggagCACAGCCTGTTGCTCGGGCAGCCCAGCAGCGGCGCGGCCGCGGAGCCGCTGGAGGAAGAAGACGGGGAAGGGGACGACGAGTTTGACGACGAGGCCCCGGAGGAGCTGACTTTCGCCAGCGCCCAGGCGGAAGCACGAGAAGAGGAGCGGCGGGTTCGGGAGTCGGTGCGCAG GGATAAAACGCTcctgaaggagaagaggaagcgACGGGAGGAGCTGTTCATCGAACAAAAG aaaagaaaactccttCCAGATAACATTCTAGAGAAGTTAACTACAGCTGGACAGACTAA CATAAAGAAATCATCAGGAAAGCTGAAAGAAG ctactttgcagaagaaaaaggaagaatatgaAAAAGGAAGTGTTTCTAAGAATGCTAAAGAAAAGGTACAAAAAGTACAGTCTGTCGg CCAGAATAAAAGCTACTTGGCGCTAAGGCTAAAAGATCAAGATCTGAGAGATGCAAGGCAGGAAGCCGCGAAGGCTTTTATACAGAATTCTTTGTATGGTCCAGGAACCAACAGAACTACTG TAAATAAGTTCCTGTCTCTTGAAAATAAGAGGTTACCAGTGAAAAAGGCTGCAGCCCAGTTTCTGAATAATGCTTGGG gaacccagaaaaaacaaaatgcaaagaggTTTAAAAGACGGTGGATGGTCAGAAAGATGAAAACTTCTAAGAAGTAA